Proteins found in one Fulvitalea axinellae genomic segment:
- a CDS encoding ComEC/Rec2 family competence protein translates to MTFGKHPLSFLLLFAVLAISCASALPKFSYPTVSVIFLALLTITYGIGALRKFRKPLAIFFTAVGVFAIYALRTEKQTREHSTIPQGNYLKGKVTQNKGKYLIVAFQNDNTRLNCVCFGKSIISEKIQPGSLIYTKATPTPLRPPSNPGAFDFKAFMNRKGVFHSVYLTKGSYSTSPPEFGLTSIFDKIRHNTSENIHKSFSAENGAIVHALLLGKKSELSKDTRKLFSSAGTAHLLAVSGLHVGIIYGALLFLFRSWRKQPKYRLMFLFVVLLSLLSFCLLTGMPASAARASVMFGLLAIGDYLHRDSVPLNTLCGTALIMLFINPLWLYDLGFQLSFLAIAGILTIYPALSSIFNPKKYLPRKIWQALCVSTAAQIATLPLILFHFGTFPTYFLLSNLLAVPIISVCTILSSVYIFIQEFSWLSTPFTWCIEQLLNICRHILVFINQLPASTIQLRGFGIIELISTLSITIMALAFPQRFRKFRWALIPLMSAVALTVRGIQPIKPDKLVVYKTKYGPTLDLISERARAFINLHTTIPDTASFPYYIANTRIGLSEKQTPSMTLKGVRLYTVNGNTFGIIDNPTPAILDICEKHIDFNLFLKKPEEPETSVQSLDGTWIINDFKPKTASFSPKKHWMKTFGGKSIELIESKK, encoded by the coding sequence ATGACGTTCGGAAAGCATCCTTTATCTTTTCTTTTATTATTCGCTGTTCTGGCAATTTCTTGCGCCAGCGCATTACCCAAATTCAGCTATCCAACCGTCTCCGTTATTTTCTTAGCGCTTCTTACAATAACTTACGGCATCGGAGCGCTTCGGAAATTCCGAAAACCGCTTGCCATTTTCTTTACCGCTGTCGGGGTTTTCGCCATCTACGCCCTCCGTACTGAGAAACAAACAAGAGAACACTCCACAATTCCTCAAGGCAACTACCTAAAAGGGAAAGTCACCCAAAACAAAGGGAAATATCTGATCGTCGCTTTCCAAAACGACAACACCCGACTAAACTGCGTTTGCTTCGGCAAAAGCATCATTTCCGAGAAAATACAGCCAGGCAGTCTAATCTATACCAAAGCGACACCTACACCACTACGCCCACCTTCCAATCCTGGCGCTTTCGACTTCAAAGCTTTTATGAACCGCAAAGGGGTTTTCCATTCAGTCTACTTAACCAAAGGCTCCTACAGCACATCACCTCCCGAATTCGGTTTAACTTCGATTTTCGACAAAATCAGACACAACACTTCCGAGAATATCCACAAATCATTTTCCGCGGAAAATGGGGCTATAGTTCACGCATTACTACTTGGGAAGAAATCCGAACTGTCGAAAGACACCCGCAAACTGTTTTCTTCAGCTGGCACGGCACATTTACTTGCCGTATCAGGTCTTCATGTCGGCATAATTTACGGGGCATTGCTTTTTCTTTTTCGCTCTTGGCGCAAACAGCCCAAATACCGACTCATGTTCCTGTTCGTGGTTCTTCTTTCCTTACTTTCCTTTTGCCTGCTTACAGGCATGCCCGCCTCTGCCGCTCGGGCTTCCGTCATGTTCGGGCTTTTGGCTATAGGCGATTATCTACACCGAGATTCCGTTCCGCTCAACACGCTCTGCGGTACCGCTCTAATAATGCTCTTCATCAATCCGCTATGGCTTTACGATCTTGGCTTCCAACTTTCTTTTCTCGCCATAGCAGGTATTCTTACCATCTACCCAGCACTTTCCTCCATTTTCAATCCTAAAAAATATCTGCCTCGAAAAATCTGGCAAGCCCTATGCGTATCTACCGCCGCCCAAATCGCCACACTTCCCCTCATTCTTTTCCACTTTGGAACTTTCCCAACATATTTTCTTTTATCAAATCTTCTTGCCGTTCCGATTATCAGCGTCTGCACAATCTTGAGCAGTGTTTATATTTTCATTCAAGAATTCTCGTGGCTATCCACCCCATTCACTTGGTGTATTGAACAATTACTCAATATATGCCGACATATTCTCGTATTCATCAACCAATTGCCAGCCTCCACAATTCAACTACGGGGCTTTGGTATTATTGAGCTCATTTCAACATTGTCAATTACAATCATGGCCCTAGCCTTCCCTCAACGTTTCCGAAAGTTTCGATGGGCACTAATTCCATTAATGTCGGCAGTAGCATTAACTGTTCGGGGCATCCAACCTATAAAACCCGACAAACTTGTCGTTTACAAAACCAAATATGGGCCAACACTCGACCTTATCTCCGAAAGGGCTAGAGCTTTTATCAATCTGCATACTACAATTCCAGACACGGCAAGCTTTCCTTATTATATAGCGAACACCAGAATCGGATTATCCGAAAAACAAACTCCCAGCATGACATTAAAGGGAGTGAGATTATATACGGTCAACGGAAACACATTTGGAATAATCGACAATCCAACACCGGCGATTCTCGACATTTGCGAAAAGCACATCGACTTTAATCTATTCTTAAAAAAACCAGAAGAACCGGAAACGAGCGTCCAATCTTTAGACGGAACATGGATCATCAATGACTTTAAGCCAAAAACGGCTTCTTTTTCCCCGAAAAAACACTGGATGAAGACATTTGGAGGGAAGTCAATTGAATTAATTGAATCAAAAAAATAA
- a CDS encoding penicillin-binding protein activator LpoB, producing MKSRVIRSLVFVLLVVAVSSCSRHTVTRVSPDQQIDLSGRWNDSDDRKVAESMIADVMNRPWVTNFESVHKRKPVVIVGYVKNKTDEHINPDPFITAIEQEFINSGRVRVVQNSEFREKLREERAQQQEFASKETAKKWGRELGADFMMFGKISSVLDEYGKRKVKAYTVTLELDDLETNEKVWLNNKTIKKYITD from the coding sequence ATGAAAAGCAGAGTGATCAGAAGTTTGGTTTTTGTGTTGTTGGTGGTAGCGGTGTCTTCCTGTTCACGACATACTGTTACAAGGGTAAGTCCGGACCAACAGATTGACTTAAGTGGCCGTTGGAACGACAGCGATGACAGGAAAGTGGCCGAAAGTATGATTGCCGATGTGATGAACAGGCCGTGGGTAACCAACTTTGAGAGTGTCCACAAGCGGAAACCGGTAGTGATAGTTGGGTATGTGAAAAACAAGACCGATGAGCATATTAATCCAGATCCGTTCATTACGGCGATAGAGCAAGAGTTTATCAATTCCGGCCGAGTTAGGGTGGTTCAAAACAGCGAGTTCAGGGAAAAGTTACGGGAGGAAAGAGCGCAACAACAGGAGTTCGCCTCAAAAGAGACTGCCAAAAAGTGGGGCAGAGAGCTTGGCGCCGACTTTATGATGTTCGGAAAGATCTCTTCAGTGCTTGATGAGTATGGAAAAAGGAAAGTGAAAGCCTATACGGTGACTCTAGAATTGGATGATTTGGAGACAAATGAAAAGGTTTGGTTGAATAATAAGACAATCAAGAAATATATTACAGACTAA
- a CDS encoding GNAT family N-acetyltransferase, producing MKLFSFFYSVYTYAQLSPEYAEFKKNIHGQDWIADNKAPSSFYVVKESPEEDALILGGLEVRGSESSLEILDMWVRESHRNQGLGGYLLYLAERASWKNGTRLSFATQEKNLGEFLTHKGYEISPDGKAEKRTSPQPDMFVRQNQTTN from the coding sequence ATGAAACTCTTCTCTTTTTTCTATTCCGTTTATACCTATGCGCAACTTTCGCCAGAGTATGCCGAATTCAAAAAAAACATTCACGGCCAAGACTGGATTGCCGACAACAAAGCTCCCAGCTCCTTTTATGTCGTAAAAGAATCGCCAGAAGAAGATGCGCTTATCCTTGGCGGACTCGAAGTAAGAGGCTCTGAGTCTTCTTTGGAAATCCTTGATATGTGGGTCAGGGAAAGCCACCGAAACCAAGGCCTAGGCGGTTATCTTCTCTATTTAGCGGAAAGGGCCTCTTGGAAAAACGGCACTCGTCTCTCTTTCGCAACGCAGGAGAAAAACCTCGGCGAATTCTTAACCCACAAAGGCTACGAAATCTCTCCCGACGGAAAAGCGGAAAAACGAACATCGCCCCAGCCTGACATGTTTGTCCGACAGAATCAAACCACGAATTAA
- a CDS encoding GNAT family N-acetyltransferase, whose protein sequence is MVTVKKVMSDPEMAESMTIRNSVFLADDQSLANEAFDLASVHFIAYDSQETACGTARWRFVDDQIHLEKFAVLKEYRTKGVGTALVKAVLEDIRSNPHTSGFPIVLACRPESVFVYQKFGFTKNGDPFLDEDQYFIPMIKSE, encoded by the coding sequence ATGGTAACGGTAAAAAAGGTAATGTCCGACCCCGAAATGGCGGAATCGATGACAATTCGAAATTCGGTGTTTTTGGCCGATGACCAATCACTGGCCAACGAAGCCTTTGATTTAGCCTCGGTACACTTTATAGCCTATGACAGCCAAGAAACAGCATGCGGAACCGCCCGTTGGCGCTTTGTAGACGACCAAATCCATTTGGAAAAATTCGCCGTACTGAAAGAATACAGAACCAAAGGAGTCGGGACGGCGCTGGTAAAGGCCGTATTGGAAGATATCCGATCCAATCCGCACACTTCCGGTTTCCCAATAGTGTTGGCCTGTCGCCCAGAGTCCGTCTTTGTTTACCAGAAATTCGGCTTCACAAAAAACGGAGATCCCTTCTTGGACGAAGACCAATATTTCATCCCCATGATAAAATCCGAATAA